Proteins encoded together in one Bos javanicus breed banteng chromosome 6, ARS-OSU_banteng_1.0, whole genome shotgun sequence window:
- the LOC133250095 gene encoding lysosomal-associated transmembrane protein 4B-like: MKMVAPWMPFYSTSCCLCCHVPAGTILLGTWDLIFSAMVLLVLLSALADPDQYHSSNSELGGGFEFMDDANMCIAITISVLTVLNWAMAVHGAYKQHVTRIIPFFCYQIFGFALNTVVAVYPNSIQEYT; encoded by the coding sequence ATGAAGATGGTGGCCCCCTGGATGCCGTTCTACTCCACCAGCTGCTGCCTGTGCTGCCATGTCCCAGCTGGCACCATCCTGCTGGGCACCTGGGACCTGATCTTCAGTGCTATGGTACTGCTGGTTCTGTTGAGTGCCCTGGCTGATCCAGATCAGTATCACTCTTCAAATTCTGAACTCGGAGGTGGCTTTGAGTTCATGGATGATGCCAACATGTGCATTGCCATCACAATTTCTGTTCTCACGGTCCTTAACTGGGCAATGGCTGTGCACGGAGCATACAAGCAACATGTGACCAGGATCATCCCATTCTTCTGTTACCAGATCTTTGGTTTTGCCCTGAACACTGTGGTTGCAGTTTATCCAAATTCCATCCAGGAATACacatga